In a genomic window of Rhinopithecus roxellana isolate Shanxi Qingling chromosome 2, ASM756505v1, whole genome shotgun sequence:
- the HMGB2 gene encoding high mobility group protein B2 → MGKGDPNKPRGKMSSYAFFVQTCREEHKKKHPDSSVNFAEFSKKCSERWKTMSAKEKSKFEDMAKSDKARYDREMKNYVPPKGDKKGKKKDPNAPKRPPSAFFLFCSEHRPKIKSEHPGLSIGDTAKKLGEMWSEQSAKDKQPYEQKAAKLKEKYEKDIAAYRAKGKSEAGKKGPGRPTGSKKKNEPEDEEEEEEEEDEDEEEEDEDEE, encoded by the exons ATGGGTAAAGGAGACCCTAACAAGCCGCGGGGCAAAATGTCCTCGTACGCCTTCTTCGTGCAGACCTGCCGGGAAGAGCACAAGAAGAAACACCCGGACTCTTCCGTCAATTTCGCGGAATTCTCCAAGAAGTGTTCGGAGAGATGGAAG ACCATGTCTGCAAAGGAGAAGTCGAAGTTTGAAGATATGGCAAAAAGTGACAAAGCTCGCTATGATAGGGAGATGAAAAATTACGTTCCTCCCAAAGGTgataagaaagggaagaaaaaggatcCCAATGCTCCTAAAAGGCCGCC ATCTGCCTTTTTCCTGTTTTGCTCTGAACATCGCCCAAAGATCAAAAGTGAACACCCGGGCCTATCCATTGGGGATACTGCAAAGAAATTGGGTGAAATGTGGTCCGAGCAGTCAGCCAAAGATAAACAACCATATGAACAGAAAGCAGCTAAGCTAAAGGAGAAATATGAAAAG GATATTGCTGCATATCGTGCCAAGGGCAAAAGTGAAGCAGGAAAGAAGGGCCCTGGCAGGCCAACAGGctcaaagaagaagaatgaaccagaagatgaggaggaggaggaggaggaagaagatgaagatgaggaggaagaggatgaagatGAAGAATAA